A part of Gammaproteobacteria bacterium genomic DNA contains:
- the lptE gene encoding LPS assembly lipoprotein LptE has product MASAARAAPTARLASAVLAAVIGLSLLAGCGYRLGDGTAPGGEAIPASLARLSLEGMKRHAPLRQALKSALRAHGVEIVAPVRAPARLVVGGEQISQRPVVIGDDAKTREYLLTAVVEFSVRGSGGVLLEKQRVESAGSYLYDAKRPQVGDSERERTLQHIRRDLARRIIGRLAAPGAPAGG; this is encoded by the coding sequence TTGGCTTCGGCAGCACGGGCGGCGCCGACAGCGCGACTGGCGTCGGCGGTGCTGGCGGCGGTCATCGGCCTGTCGCTGCTGGCCGGCTGCGGTTACCGGCTGGGCGACGGCACGGCGCCCGGCGGCGAGGCGATTCCGGCATCGCTGGCGCGCCTGTCGCTTGAGGGCATGAAGCGTCATGCGCCGCTGCGCCAGGCGCTGAAATCGGCGCTGCGCGCGCACGGCGTCGAGATTGTCGCGCCGGTGCGGGCGCCGGCGCGGCTGGTCGTCGGCGGCGAGCAAATCTCGCAGCGCCCGGTCGTCATCGGCGACGACGCCAAGACGCGCGAATATCTGCTGACCGCGGTCGTCGAGTTTTCGGTCCGCGGCAGCGGCGGCGTGCTGCTTGAAAAGCAGCGCGTCGAGTCCGCCGGCAGTTATCTGTACGACGCCAAAAGGCCGCAGGTTGGCGACAGCGAGCGCGAAAGAACCTTGCAGCACATTCGCCGCGACCTGGCGCGCCGGATCATCGGGCGCCTCGCCGCGCCGGGCGCGCCCGCCGGGGGCTGA
- a CDS encoding N-acetylmuramoyl-L-alanine amidase, which yields MSNDMRRCLLVLLLLLPVAAGAGSQLAGLEVMDVGGGARIVMEFDRPPKYRVLEFDSPPRLVMDFQDTRPAAGGPAIAARSALVRRVRHARRGDAGYRLVFDLAAPVGGAYSVRRPPRHPNRIVLSVRHPPGSGRKSAPSPAPARSSRAAPRGKPAPARDSQAAARKAVIVVDPGHGGKDPGATGVRGTHEKDIALAVSKRLAGMINREYGMTARLTRANDRFLSLRERVEFARRHRADLFISIHADAAPNAKVHGASVYVLSEKGASTEAARLLARRENAADLVGGVGLQDKNETLASILIDLSQTAAMDRSAELAAVLLRAFSGVTRSRRVEAAGFAVLKSPDTPSVLVELGYLSNRNEEARLKQTRHQRRLAASLLTGIRRYFAEHAAPGLLLAQIRVRDYTVARGDTLSDIALKFSADVEEIKRFSGLSSDRIRIGQKLKVPVRKK from the coding sequence GTGAGCAACGACATGCGCCGCTGTTTGCTGGTTCTGTTGCTGCTGTTGCCGGTGGCCGCCGGCGCCGGGTCGCAACTTGCGGGTCTTGAGGTGATGGATGTCGGCGGCGGCGCCCGCATCGTCATGGAGTTTGATCGTCCGCCGAAGTACCGCGTGCTGGAATTCGATTCGCCGCCGCGTCTTGTGATGGACTTTCAGGACACCCGGCCCGCCGCCGGCGGGCCCGCCATCGCCGCGCGCAGCGCGCTGGTCAGGAGGGTGCGCCATGCGCGGCGCGGCGATGCCGGCTACCGTCTGGTGTTTGATCTGGCCGCGCCGGTCGGCGGCGCGTACTCGGTGCGGCGTCCGCCGCGGCATCCGAACCGCATTGTGCTGAGCGTGCGCCATCCGCCCGGGTCGGGCCGCAAGTCCGCGCCTTCGCCGGCGCCCGCGCGCAGCAGCCGGGCGGCTCCGCGCGGCAAACCGGCGCCTGCGCGCGACAGCCAGGCGGCGGCGCGCAAAGCGGTCATCGTCGTGGATCCCGGCCACGGCGGCAAGGACCCCGGTGCGACCGGCGTACGCGGCACGCACGAGAAGGACATCGCGCTGGCGGTGTCGAAGCGCCTCGCCGGCATGATCAACCGCGAGTACGGCATGACCGCGCGCCTGACGCGCGCCAACGACCGCTTTTTGTCGCTGCGCGAGCGCGTTGAGTTCGCGCGCCGCCACCGCGCCGATTTGTTCATCTCGATACACGCCGACGCCGCGCCGAACGCGAAGGTGCACGGCGCCTCGGTCTATGTGCTGTCGGAGAAGGGCGCCTCAACCGAAGCCGCGCGGCTGCTGGCGCGGCGCGAGAACGCCGCCGACCTGGTCGGCGGCGTCGGCCTGCAAGACAAGAACGAGACGCTGGCCTCGATACTGATTGACCTTTCGCAGACCGCGGCGATGGACCGCAGCGCCGAATTGGCCGCCGTGCTGCTGCGCGCCTTCAGCGGCGTGACGCGCAGCCGCCGCGTCGAGGCCGCCGGTTTCGCGGTGCTGAAGTCGCCGGACACGCCGTCGGTGTTGGTGGAACTCGGCTACCTTTCCAACCGCAACGAGGAAGCGAGGCTGAAACAAACCCGCCACCAGCGCCGTCTGGCGGCGTCGCTGCTGACGGGCATCCGGCGCTACTTCGCCGAGCACGCCGCGCCCGGCCTGCTGCTGGCGCAGATCAGGGTCAGGGACTACACGGTCGCGCGCGGCGACACGCTGTCGGACATCGCGCTGAAATTCAGCGCCGATGTCGAGGAAATCAAGCGGTTTTCGGGCCTGTCGTCCGACCGCATCCGCATCGGCCAGAAACTGAAGGTGCCGGTGCGGAAGAAATAG
- the nusA gene encoding transcription termination factor NusA → MKNNEVLLVVDSVFNEKDVAKEEIFNALETALAVATRKGRDQEMDVRVEIDRDTGEYQTYRRWEVVDDDDPAFTSPDYQVLLSAARESKPDIQPHEYIEERIESLSFGRISAHTARQVIVQKLREAERARIVSLYVDKVGTLVMGIAKREDHAGLYIDLGNNAEGFVPREDMIPRENIRPGNRVRAYLREIREENRGPQLILSRTAPEFLIELFKLEVPEVGQGLIEIMGAARDAGLRAKIAVRSNDPRLDPVGACVGMRGSRVQSVSNELSAERIDIIMWDENLAKYVINAMSPAPVASILIDEDRHSIDIAVEEDKQPQAIGRGGQNVKLASRLLGWHLNVITTQQAQERSDSESHNLLNMFREKLAVDEEVAAILVQEGFSSIEEIAYVPMKELAAIEEFDEGIVDELRNRASDVLLSLAISGGEAKDGVPQQDLLDMDGVDEALAYQLAGLGICTQEALAEQAVDDLIEIDGMDEKRAAELIMEARLPWFEEAESGGD, encoded by the coding sequence ATGAAAAACAACGAAGTGCTGCTGGTGGTGGACTCGGTCTTCAACGAGAAGGATGTCGCCAAGGAGGAGATATTCAACGCGCTGGAGACGGCGCTGGCGGTGGCCACGCGCAAGGGCCGCGACCAGGAAATGGATGTGCGCGTCGAGATTGACCGCGACACCGGCGAATACCAGACCTACCGGCGCTGGGAGGTCGTTGACGACGACGACCCGGCGTTCACCTCGCCCGATTACCAGGTGCTGCTGAGCGCCGCGCGCGAGAGCAAGCCCGATATCCAGCCGCACGAGTACATCGAGGAGCGCATCGAGTCGCTGTCGTTCGGGCGCATTTCGGCGCACACCGCGAGGCAGGTCATCGTGCAGAAACTGCGCGAGGCCGAGCGCGCCCGCATCGTGTCGCTGTATGTGGACAAGGTCGGCACGCTGGTCATGGGCATCGCCAAGCGCGAGGACCACGCCGGCCTCTACATTGACCTCGGCAACAACGCCGAGGGTTTCGTGCCGCGCGAGGACATGATTCCGCGCGAGAACATCCGCCCCGGCAACCGGGTGCGCGCCTACCTGCGCGAAATCCGCGAGGAGAACCGCGGCCCGCAGTTGATTCTGTCGCGCACCGCCCCCGAATTCCTGATTGAACTGTTCAAACTGGAGGTGCCCGAGGTCGGCCAGGGGCTGATCGAGATCATGGGCGCGGCGCGCGACGCCGGGCTGCGCGCCAAGATTGCGGTGCGCTCGAACGACCCGCGCCTCGACCCGGTCGGCGCGTGCGTCGGCATGCGCGGCTCGCGCGTGCAGTCGGTGTCGAACGAGTTGTCGGCGGAGAGGATTGACATCATTATGTGGGACGAGAACCTGGCCAAGTATGTCATCAACGCGATGTCGCCGGCGCCGGTCGCCTCGATTCTGATCGACGAGGACCGCCACAGCATCGACATCGCGGTCGAGGAGGACAAGCAGCCGCAGGCCATCGGGCGCGGCGGCCAGAATGTCAAACTGGCGAGCCGGCTGCTCGGCTGGCACCTGAATGTCATCACGACGCAGCAGGCCCAGGAAAGAAGCGACAGCGAGTCGCACAACCTGCTGAACATGTTCCGCGAGAAACTCGCCGTGGACGAGGAGGTCGCGGCGATTCTGGTGCAGGAGGGTTTCTCCAGCATCGAGGAAATCGCCTATGTGCCGATGAAGGAACTGGCCGCGATCGAGGAATTCGACGAGGGCATCGTGGACGAGTTGCGCAACCGCGCGAGCGATGTGCTGCTGTCGCTGGCCATTTCCGGCGGCGAGGCGAAGGACGGCGTGCCGCAGCAGGATCTGCTCGACATGGACGGCGTGGACGAGGCGCTCGCCTACCAACTCGCCGGCCTCGGCATCTGCACGCAGGAGGCGCTGGCCGAGCAGGCGGTGGACGACCTGATTGAAATCGACGGCATGGACGAGAAGCGGGCGGCGGAACTGATCATGGAAGCCCGGCTGCCGTGGTTTGAAGAGGCCGAAAGCGGCGGTGACTGA
- a CDS encoding M23 family metallopeptidase has product MPVSAPRRIVFALASLLAVSQPVAAGLIVSLEGDFIQGGLVRGRVAPDAGVSLDGERVRVARDGRFVIGFGRDAAARFVLRAVAPDGLAEERVLAVEQRTYEVERINNLDADKVNPPPHAFRRIRDERRLIAQARRRALDHADCFGGFLWPLKNRITGVYGSTRILNGEPRSPHYGVDIASPEGAVVRAPAGGVVTLIHDMYFSGKTLVLDHGYGVSSTFLHLHKALVGDGERVEQGAPIAEVGATGRVTGPHLDWRVNWLGRRLDPQLLAGPM; this is encoded by the coding sequence ATGCCGGTTTCGGCGCCGCGCCGGATTGTGTTCGCATTGGCGTCGCTGCTGGCGGTGTCGCAGCCGGTCGCCGCCGGCCTGATTGTTTCGCTGGAAGGCGATTTCATTCAGGGCGGGCTGGTTCGCGGGCGCGTCGCGCCTGACGCCGGGGTTTCTCTCGACGGCGAGCGCGTTCGCGTCGCGCGCGACGGGCGCTTTGTCATCGGTTTCGGGCGCGATGCGGCGGCGCGTTTCGTGCTGCGGGCGGTGGCGCCGGACGGCCTCGCCGAGGAGCGTGTTCTGGCGGTGGAACAAAGGACTTACGAAGTGGAGCGGATCAACAATCTGGACGCCGACAAGGTCAATCCGCCGCCCCACGCCTTCCGGCGCATCCGCGACGAAAGGCGCCTGATTGCCCAGGCGCGGCGTCGCGCCCTTGACCACGCCGACTGTTTCGGCGGGTTTTTGTGGCCGCTGAAAAACCGGATTACCGGCGTCTATGGCAGCACGCGCATTCTCAACGGCGAGCCGCGCAGCCCGCATTACGGCGTGGACATCGCAAGCCCCGAAGGCGCCGTCGTGCGGGCGCCGGCGGGCGGCGTCGTGACGCTGATTCACGACATGTATTTTTCCGGCAAGACGCTGGTGCTCGACCACGGCTACGGCGTGTCCTCGACTTTTCTGCATTTGCACAAGGCGCTGGTCGGGGACGGCGAGCGCGTCGAGCAGGGCGCGCCGATTGCCGAGGTCGGCGCCACCGGGCGCGTCACCGGGCCGCATCTTGACTGGCGCGTCAACTGGCTGGGCCGCCGCCTCGACCCGCAACTGCTGGCGGGGCCGATGTAG
- a CDS encoding ribosome maturation factor RimP has protein sequence MDTQNLSDCIRPVVEGMGYIYWGAEFSAGRRRASLRVFIDHADGVTLDDCTAVSHQLSGVLDVENAVSGPYVLEVSSPGVERRLMNIEHYRQYTGSRISVKSDTPIEGRKNFTGLLARVTERAVVVQTDDGAVEVPLGAVRRARLVADASQTRGRG, from the coding sequence ATGGACACACAAAACCTGTCAGATTGTATCAGGCCCGTCGTCGAGGGGATGGGCTACATCTACTGGGGGGCGGAGTTTTCGGCGGGCCGCCGCCGCGCCAGTTTGCGGGTTTTTATCGACCACGCCGACGGCGTGACGCTGGACGACTGCACCGCCGTCAGCCACCAGCTCAGCGGCGTTCTCGATGTCGAGAACGCGGTCAGCGGGCCCTATGTGCTGGAAGTTTCCTCACCGGGCGTCGAGCGCCGGCTGATGAACATCGAACATTACCGGCAATACACGGGCAGCAGAATATCAGTGAAAAGCGACACCCCCATCGAGGGAAGAAAAAATTTCACCGGCCTCTTGGCGCGGGTGACGGAGCGCGCCGTGGTCGTGCAGACGGACGACGGCGCGGTCGAGGTGCCGCTCGGCGCGGTTCGCCGCGCGCGGCTGGTCGCTGACGCTTCACAAACCCGGGGTCGCGGATGA
- a CDS encoding N-acetylglutaminylglutamine amidotransferase → MCGIAGELRFDGAPVDEAALRRMLAPLRRRGPDSSDVAVNGVLGLAHARLAIIDLSAAGAQPMADAESGLTLVFNGVIYNYRELKAELSAHGCRFFSASDSEVILKAYRRWGGDCVRRLDGIFAFAIWDERARELFLARDRLGIKPLYYTRDARRFRFASNPQALLAAGGVDTALDPVALHRHLTLHAVVPAPRTLIRGVRKLAPAHTLRVRPDGGMSKRRYWSLAARREPRDIGEAQWIERIRAELKRSIETRFRIADVPVGVLLSGGLDSSLLLALLAETGAGDIRTYTIGFEHKGRERGDEFRYSDRVAAHFGTRHHRFRVSDRHLYDCLPGAVEQMAEPMPGQDCAAFYLLAERVARDIKVVQSGQGADEVFAGYFWYPRMRDEQGSWLERFRRHYFDRGQDEYRRTVAPRWQVPDATSPLVEAFLHEGRADTFMDAVLRMDVTQLIVDDPVKRVDNMTMAWSVEARVPFLDYRLVETAMRMPPELKLANGGKHILKKIAQDLLPAEIVHREKGYFPVPALKFVQGRFRQMMADTLASRACRERGLFRRDYIDRLLSGGDNQNLTPIRGNKLWHCALLEMWLQTHLAPPRRAAP, encoded by the coding sequence ATGTGCGGCATCGCGGGCGAACTGCGTTTCGACGGCGCGCCGGTTGACGAGGCGGCGCTGCGGCGGATGCTCGCGCCGCTGCGCCGCCGCGGCCCCGACAGCAGCGATGTCGCCGTCAACGGCGTGCTCGGCCTCGCGCATGCGCGGCTTGCGATCATTGACCTGTCGGCGGCGGGCGCGCAGCCGATGGCGGACGCGGAATCGGGGCTGACGCTGGTCTTCAACGGCGTCATTTACAACTACCGCGAACTGAAGGCGGAGTTGTCGGCGCACGGCTGCCGCTTTTTCAGCGCCAGCGACAGCGAGGTGATACTGAAGGCCTACCGCCGCTGGGGCGGCGACTGCGTGCGCCGTCTCGACGGCATTTTCGCGTTCGCAATCTGGGACGAGCGCGCACGCGAATTGTTTCTGGCGCGCGACCGCCTCGGCATCAAGCCGCTGTATTACACCCGCGACGCGCGCCGTTTCCGCTTCGCCTCCAATCCGCAGGCGCTGCTGGCGGCGGGCGGCGTGGACACCGCGCTCGACCCGGTCGCGCTGCACCGCCACCTGACGCTGCACGCGGTGGTGCCGGCGCCGCGCACGCTGATCAGGGGCGTGCGCAAACTGGCGCCGGCGCACACGCTGCGCGTCCGCCCGGACGGCGGCATGTCAAAGCGGCGCTACTGGAGCCTCGCGGCGCGGCGCGAACCGCGCGACATCGGCGAGGCGCAATGGATTGAGCGCATCCGCGCCGAATTGAAACGCTCGATTGAGACGCGCTTCCGGATTGCCGATGTGCCGGTCGGCGTGCTGCTTTCCGGCGGCCTGGATTCCAGTCTGCTGCTGGCGCTGCTGGCCGAGACCGGCGCCGGCGACATCCGCACCTACACCATCGGTTTCGAGCACAAGGGCCGCGAGCGCGGCGACGAGTTTCGCTATTCCGACCGCGTCGCCGCGCATTTCGGCACCCGCCACCACCGCTTCCGGGTTTCCGACCGGCATTTGTACGATTGCCTGCCGGGGGCCGTCGAGCAGATGGCCGAGCCGATGCCGGGCCAGGATTGCGCCGCGTTCTACCTGCTGGCCGAGCGGGTCGCGCGGGACATCAAGGTCGTGCAGAGCGGCCAGGGCGCGGACGAGGTGTTCGCCGGTTACTTCTGGTATCCGCGGATGCGCGACGAGCAGGGCAGTTGGCTTGAGCGCTTCCGGCGGCATTATTTCGACCGCGGCCAGGACGAATACCGGCGCACGGTGGCGCCGCGCTGGCAAGTGCCCGACGCGACATCGCCGCTGGTCGAGGCGTTCTTGCACGAGGGGCGGGCCGACACCTTCATGGACGCGGTGCTGCGGATGGATGTGACGCAGTTGATTGTGGACGACCCGGTCAAGCGCGTTGACAACATGACGATGGCGTGGAGCGTCGAGGCGAGGGTGCCTTTCCTGGATTACCGCCTGGTCGAGACGGCGATGCGGATGCCGCCCGAACTGAAACTCGCGAACGGCGGCAAGCACATCCTGAAAAAAATCGCGCAAGACCTTCTTCCGGCGGAGATTGTTCACCGTGAGAAAGGCTATTTTCCGGTGCCGGCGCTGAAGTTCGTGCAGGGGCGGTTTCGGCAGATGATGGCCGATACGCTGGCCTCGCGCGCCTGCCGCGAGCGCGGCCTGTTCCGGCGCGACTACATTGACCGCCTGCTGTCCGGCGGCGACAATCAAAACCTGACGCCGATACGCGGCAACAAGTTGTGGCATTGCGCGCTGCTGGAGATGTGGCTGCAAACACACCTGGCGCCGCCGCGCCGCGCCGCGCCATGA
- a CDS encoding histidine triad nucleotide-binding protein, producing the protein MAEETVFSKILAGEIPADIVYQDDLCAAFRDANPQAPTHILIIPRKPVAKVADAGAEDAALLGHLLLKAGEIARSEKVGDDFRLVINNGAGAGQTVFHLHIHLIAGRPLGWPPG; encoded by the coding sequence ATGGCCGAAGAAACCGTTTTCAGCAAGATTCTGGCGGGCGAGATTCCCGCCGACATCGTCTATCAGGACGACCTGTGCGCGGCGTTCCGCGACGCCAACCCGCAGGCGCCGACGCACATCCTGATTATTCCGAGAAAACCCGTCGCGAAGGTCGCCGACGCCGGCGCCGAAGACGCCGCGCTGCTGGGGCACCTGCTGCTGAAAGCCGGCGAAATCGCGCGCAGCGAGAAGGTCGGCGACGACTTCCGGCTGGTCATCAACAACGGCGCCGGCGCCGGCCAGACCGTGTTTCACCTGCACATCCACCTGATAGCGGGCCGCCCGCTCGGCTGGCCTCCCGGCTGA
- a CDS encoding urate hydroxylase PuuD, whose protein sequence is MEFNTVSLIVWLHVFVGVIWIGLLYYFNFVQVPAVAEAAADEGGPGPAAINRYVAPRALAWFRYAALLTWLTGAAALESKWGGGSLAGAFMLKEGVEIIGIGAWLGTIMLFNVWGLIWPNQKKILGLGGVEASDEEKAKAKKIALMASRTNTLLSIPMLMCMVGAGHGLPF, encoded by the coding sequence ATGGAATTCAACACAGTCTCCCTGATCGTGTGGCTGCACGTGTTCGTCGGCGTCATCTGGATTGGCCTGCTGTACTACTTCAACTTCGTGCAGGTGCCGGCGGTCGCCGAAGCCGCCGCCGACGAGGGCGGCCCGGGGCCGGCGGCCATCAACCGCTATGTCGCGCCGCGCGCGCTCGCGTGGTTCCGCTACGCGGCGCTGCTGACCTGGCTGACCGGCGCCGCCGCGCTGGAAAGCAAATGGGGCGGGGGCAGCCTCGCCGGCGCCTTCATGCTGAAAGAAGGCGTCGAGATCATCGGCATCGGCGCATGGCTCGGCACCATCATGCTGTTCAATGTGTGGGGGCTGATCTGGCCGAACCAGAAGAAAATCCTCGGTCTCGGCGGCGTCGAGGCGTCCGACGAGGAAAAGGCCAAGGCCAAAAAGATCGCGCTGATGGCGTCGCGCACCAACACGCTGCTGTCCATCCCGATGCTGATGTGCATGGTCGGCGCGGGCCACGGCCTGCCGTTCTGA
- a CDS encoding NAD(P)H-hydrate dehydratase, translating to MKTAPNDTAQTALRPLYTAAQSRRMDQLLIEKTPVAGVELMRRAARACFGHLIARWPGARDIVIIAGRGNNGGDGCMLGQLLLAAGRCVRVVQAGGDVRPGGDAARALEEYRAAGGVVAEAGRVPDGDLIVDAIFGSGLNKALSAAMAELIEDINRRGVPVLAVDVPSGLDADTGAPLPVAVRADRTVSFIARKRGLYTSAGTEYGGEVVFSGLQTDPALAAEVSPCAHLAAWREVRRWLPARRGDTHKGQFGHLLVVGGNAGMMGAALLAGEAAMRAGAGLVSVATREAHAAAMAAACPVLMPRGVEEPRALRGLIEKVDVIVAGPGLGRDEWARAMLDAVIEAQRPAVVDADALRLLAAEPAVSAHWVLTPHPGEAAALLGVAARDVQADRFKAAQSLQRKYGGVCVLKGAGTVVCSPAATVVCEGGHAGMSSAGMGDVLSGVIAALLGQGLAPEQAAVLGVCAHAEAGERAGGATPRGLIATDLLPRIREAVNP from the coding sequence ATGAAAACCGCCCCGAACGACACCGCGCAGACGGCCCTGCGCCCGCTTTACACCGCCGCGCAGAGCCGGCGGATGGACCAACTGCTGATTGAGAAAACGCCGGTTGCGGGCGTTGAACTGATGCGCCGCGCCGCCCGCGCCTGTTTCGGCCATCTCATCGCGCGCTGGCCCGGCGCGCGCGACATCGTCATCATCGCGGGCCGCGGCAACAACGGCGGCGACGGCTGCATGCTCGGCCAACTGCTGCTGGCCGCCGGGCGCTGCGTGCGCGTCGTGCAGGCGGGCGGCGATGTGCGTCCGGGCGGCGACGCGGCGCGGGCGCTTGAAGAGTATCGGGCCGCCGGCGGCGTCGTGGCGGAAGCGGGCCGCGTGCCGGACGGCGACCTCATCGTGGATGCGATTTTCGGCAGCGGCCTGAACAAGGCGCTGTCGGCGGCGATGGCCGAATTGATAGAGGACATCAACCGCCGCGGCGTTCCGGTGCTGGCGGTGGATGTGCCTTCGGGGCTGGACGCCGACACCGGCGCGCCGCTGCCGGTCGCCGTGCGCGCCGACAGAACGGTCAGTTTCATCGCGCGCAAGCGCGGGCTGTACACATCCGCCGGCACAGAGTACGGCGGCGAGGTTGTGTTTTCCGGTTTGCAGACCGATCCGGCGCTTGCGGCGGAGGTCTCGCCCTGCGCGCATCTGGCGGCCTGGCGCGAAGTCCGCCGCTGGCTGCCGGCGCGGCGCGGCGACACCCACAAGGGGCAATTTGGCCACCTGCTGGTCGTCGGCGGCAACGCCGGCATGATGGGCGCGGCGTTGCTGGCCGGCGAGGCGGCGATGCGCGCCGGCGCCGGTCTCGTCAGCGTCGCGACCCGCGAGGCCCACGCGGCGGCGATGGCCGCCGCGTGCCCGGTGCTGATGCCGCGCGGCGTCGAGGAGCCGCGCGCGCTGCGCGGGTTGATTGAGAAAGTGGATGTCATCGTCGCCGGGCCGGGTCTGGGGCGCGACGAATGGGCGCGCGCGATGCTGGACGCGGTCATCGAGGCGCAGCGCCCGGCGGTCGTGGATGCCGACGCGCTGCGCCTGCTGGCCGCCGAGCCGGCGGTGTCCGCGCACTGGGTATTGACGCCCCATCCGGGCGAGGCCGCCGCGCTGCTCGGCGTCGCGGCGCGCGATGTGCAGGCGGATCGTTTCAAGGCGGCCCAATCGTTGCAGCGGAAATACGGCGGCGTTTGCGTGCTGAAAGGGGCCGGCACCGTGGTTTGTTCGCCCGCCGCCACCGTGGTTTGCGAAGGCGGTCATGCCGGCATGTCCAGCGCCGGCATGGGCGATGTGCTGAGCGGCGTCATCGCCGCCCTGCTGGGGCAGGGGCTGGCGCCTGAGCAGGCGGCAGTGCTGGGCGTTTGCGCGCACGCGGAGGCGGGCGAACGGGCCGGCGGCGCAACGCCGCGCGGCTTGATTGCGACCGATTTGCTGCCGCGGATACGCGAGGCCGTCAACCCGTGA
- the tsaE gene encoding tRNA (adenosine(37)-N6)-threonylcarbamoyltransferase complex ATPase subunit type 1 TsaE has translation MSVVQSGQVVSEATLFVETADAMERLGACLAPGARRASSIWLQGDLGAGKTTLCRGFIHALGYRGRVKSPSYTLLESYRTARFPVHHFDFYRIADSGEVEWIGIRDYFDDEAVCLVEWPERAGRRLPAPALRVALALDGDGRRASLHTEGGFALAAALEAFRRG, from the coding sequence GTGAGCGTCGTGCAATCCGGGCAGGTGGTGTCCGAGGCGACATTGTTTGTTGAAACCGCCGATGCGATGGAGCGTCTCGGGGCCTGTCTTGCGCCGGGCGCGCGCCGGGCGTCGTCCATCTGGCTGCAGGGTGATTTGGGCGCCGGCAAGACGACATTGTGCCGCGGCTTCATCCATGCGTTGGGCTACCGGGGCCGTGTCAAAAGCCCCAGTTACACGCTGCTTGAGAGTTACCGCACCGCGCGCTTTCCGGTGCATCACTTTGATTTCTACCGGATTGCCGACAGCGGCGAAGTGGAATGGATCGGGATTCGGGATTACTTCGACGACGAAGCCGTGTGCCTGGTGGAATGGCCGGAACGCGCGGGCCGCCGCCTGCCTGCGCCGGCGCTGCGCGTGGCCCTGGCGCTCGACGGCGACGGGCGCCGGGCGTCGCTGCATACCGAAGGCGGTTTCGCGCTGGCCGCCGCGCTGGAAGCCTTCCGGCGCGGCTGA